From Plasmodium brasilianum strain Bolivian I chromosome 7, whole genome shotgun sequence, the proteins below share one genomic window:
- a CDS encoding hypothetical protein (conserved Plasmodium protein), with product MLKCANVVIVVVYLLVLSICCAKLNQNYCNAFVNFPLINNYWNKCRKIYKIFGRKKKVKESYDEYFKELDKIFNESDYDEKEVEEEERKKEEEMDLITEKDLLEINFCNYENDPRSVANLVKNKTEEEIEKEKAIEEEKIKQNEKMTLEYSYDYDRILKKKKFLEEKIDYKDKFSLKEDEEKLVERIDINRMNNFLNDYRNDFSDSFYKGRRDKHFGREDLQSDDEESKTLEKAKDEEKTGNIFEEVTPVPITDKGANEKENIIREKLESIQFLKNIRKEFHLERDNFVSDYVQQIETEFADAQGDGGIGSENGSDRRSDSRSDSRSDSRSDSNSEGEDDCGSGFQRDGPNDKEFIAYVQKRIKNYATSEDVHKLIRNKFIDMFSVNDEVKRINEKIKKSEKISVILDLFKENKNMNMINIMYAFMYIYRLRNLNVSDYIYDRRFAYLTNSFEEILKYYLYMLNEKKLISIDNKPRTLILNDKNIIFLIKYMNRLKVFYINLNIYNMLLLILSKSFHLCSIDSFVILLAYLNEYTYFSNHIHEKINKSILDRLFNFLEENSVESSNLSFGHFKILVPLLIKYKYVHNIVFKKLYHYFEKDINKIADFIIRDSTESDSQFCNTLFYDAKNKDQKKNKENYFSYLKYQNIQEKKRNLHFLAQFLHYLMISKFNQNDNIVIHLLHIFINNFNLFHVDDLLAIFYNFDLFKHAKVDIMFRCKQELLHRKCLLQDFQINKVLSFFIFNYRRAMILRDYYGIFFKNRTYTIRRVGSAVSTGGVETLKIREKGRQAEEPGEAAQLEVGTRMEKGKHKDEHSTYNHLSNSNRGNILPPDINNKERSDDRWDNNTDKYNDDHAIYKVIHSNSHSESEGDSSINMNNAHSVTLMEALKKRRNIKLYKQNYILNKRAFSDSQFLYDFTHDIHIYVNFRNVHLLKFIYNLYLLSLLFYKNVDVIRIVTDLAYDLVETNIFSFIDQYSYYLYDDIYIIIKSFKYISFFAIDLPEVWRKFFFLLHHFVNALNLENIYDIFFFINIAKLTNLNCENYDVLKLLTTRMKQIIQTLFNWDMQKFNTFPHTYVLNILRLIRDHTNEHVVSFADFFFYSIYRKIEIISNRQQDQPQNTQTNNRENDEIKKDNEKKKAIEHLTVKTQIDNDTSNEKYQNYKNNKLDNIYKNVNNYIYNFKDIRIFLKIFLTHCNENKEKFNLQIIDFILWNSEMFFSQMEINKYYYHNNYVFGTQMNKYLSFLRLILQKKLYNSLVMRRFVNIFKCIIRIQGVYMSGSSNGSNINKSFFSKFTHITDINVWKFIRKYFQFTIQ from the coding sequence ATGCTAAAATGCGCAAATGTTGTTATTGTCGTCGTATATTTGCTCGTACTGAGTATCTGTTGTGCAAAATTAAATCAAAATTATTGTAACGCATTTGTAAATTTTccattaattaataattattggAATAAATGTagaaagatatataaaatttttggaaggaagaaaaaagtaaaagagaGTTATGATGAATATTTCAAGGAACTTGATAAGATATTTAACGAAAGTGACTATGATGAAaaagaagtggaagaagaggaaagaaaaaaagaagaagaaatggATTTAATAACAGAAAAGGatttattagaaataaatttttgtaattatgaaaatgatCCTAGAAGTGTAGCTAAccttgttaaaaataaaactgaagaagaaatagaaaaagagaaagctattgaagaggaaaaaataaaacaaaatgaaaaaatgactTTGGAATATAGTTATGACTATGatagaattttaaaaaagaaaaaattccttgaagaaaaaatagattaTAAAGATAAATTTTCGTTAAAAGAGGATGAAGAGAAATTAGTCGAACGTATTGATATTAACAGGATGAATAACTTTTTGAATGATTATAGAAATGATTTCTCTGATTCCTTTTACAAAGGAAGAAGAGACAAGCATTTCGGTCGAGAAGATTTGCAGTCGGATGATGAGGAGTCAAAAACTCTTGAAAAAGCTAAGGATGAGGAAAAAACGGGAAACATATTTGAAGAAGTTACCCCAGTTCCTATCACTGACAAAGGAGcgaatgaaaaggaaaacattATAAGGGAAAAACTAGAGAGCATTCAATTTTTGAAGAATATAAGGAAGGAGTTTCACCTTGAAAGGGATAATTTCGTAAGCGACTACGTGCAGCAGATTGAAACGGAGTTCGCTGACGCTCAGGGGGATGGTGGAATTGGAAGTGAAAATGGAAGTGATCGTAGAAGTGATAGTAGAAGTGATAGTAGAAGTGATAGTAGAAGTGATAGTAATAGTGAGGGAGAAGATGACTGCGGAAGTGGCTTCCAACGTGACGGACCGAATGACAAAGAGTTCATTGCGTATGTACAGAAACGAATAAAGAATTATGCAACGAGCGAGGATGTACATAAACTCATTAGGAACAAATTCATAGACATGTTTAGCGTGAATGATGaagtaaaaagaataaatgagaaaattaaaaaaagtgaaaagaTTAGTGTAATTTTGGACTTatttaaggaaaataaaaatatgaacatgattaatattatgtatgcttttatgtatatataccgACTGCGTAATTTAAATGTGagtgattatatatatgacagAAGATTTGCTTATTTAACTAATTCTTTTGAAGAGATTTtaaagtattatttatatatgcttaaCGAGAAGAAGTTAATAAGTATTGATAACAAGCCGAGGACATTAATtcttaatgataaaaatataatttttttaataaaatatatgaaccgcttaaaagtattttacataaatttaaatatatacaacatgcttttgttaatattatctAAATCTTTTCATTTGTGTTCCATCGATTCgtttgttattttgttgGCTTATctaaatgaatatacatattttagtaatcatatacatgaaaaaattaacaagtCTATATTGGATcgattatttaattttttggaaGAAAATTCCGTTGAATCGTCAAACTTAAGTTTTggtcattttaaaatattagtaccattgttaataaaatataaatatgtacataatattgtttttaaaaaattatatcattattttgagaaagatataaataaaatagcagATTTTATTATACGTGATAGCACAGAGTCAGATAGCCAATTTTGTAACACCTTATTTTATGATGCAAAGAATAAAgatcaaaagaaaaataaagaaaattatttttcctatttaaaatatcaaaacattcaagaaaaaaaaagaaatctaCACTTTTTAGCACAATTTCTGCATTATTTAATGATATCTAAATTTAATCAAAATGACAATATAGTTATTCACCtattacacatatttataaataattttaatctgTTCCATGTGGATGATTTACTAGccatattttacaatttcgACTTGTTTAAACATGCAAAAGTGGATATCATGTTTCGTTGTAAACAAGAATTATTGCATAGAAAATGTTTACTCCAAGATTTCCAAATAAACAAAGTGCtgtccttttttatattcaacTATAGAAGGGCCATGATCTTGCGCGATTATTATGgtatcttttttaaaaataggaCCTACACCATACGCAGGGTAGGGAGTGCTGTAAGCACAGGCGGTGTTGAAACGTTGAAAATAAGGGAAAAAGGAAGGCAAGCAGAAGAACCGGGTGAAGCAGCACAGTTAGAAGTAGGGACAAGGATGGAAAAAGGGAAGCACAAGGATGAACATTCTACATACAACCACTTGAGCAACAGTAACAGAGGGAACATTCTACCACCAGATATTAACAATAAGGAACGCAGTGATGACCGATGGGATAACAACACAGATAAGTATAATGATGACCATGCCATTTACAAAGTAATTCACAGTAACAGTCATAGTGAAAGTGAAGGGGATTCTTCCATTAACATGAATAATGCTCACTCTGTTACATTAATGGAAGCATTGAAAAAGaggagaaatataaaattatataaacagaattatatattgaaCAAAAGGGCCTTTTCGGATAGTCAGTTCCTGTATGATTTTACACAtgatattcatatatatgtaaattttcgTAATGTCCATTTAttgaaatttatatataatttatatttattaagtttattattttacaaaaatgttGATGTGATTCGCATAGTTACTGACCTAGCATATGATTTAGTAGAAAcgaatatattttcttttattgaTCAATACTcctattatttatatgacgatatttatattatcattaaatcgtttaaatatatatctttcttTGCAATTGATTTACCAGAAGTATGGagaaaattcttttttcttcttcaccATTTTGTTAATGCattaaatttagaaaatatttatgatatttttttttttattaatattgcaAAATTGACAAATTTAAATTGTGAAAATTATGATGTGCTCAAATTATTAACAACACGGATGAAACAGATAATACAAACTCTCTTTAACTGGGATATGCAAAAGTTCAATACCTTTCCGCATACATACGTTCTGAACATTCTTCGATTAATAAGGGACCATACGAATGAGCACGTGGTAAGCTTTGCtgattttttcttctactcCATATACAGAAAAATAGAGATCATATCAAATAGACAACAGGACCAGCCGCAAAATACCCAGACGAACAACCGAGAAAAcgatgaaataaaaaaggacaacgaaaaaaagaaagctaTAGAACATCTAACTGTAAAGACGCAGATAGACAACGACACgagtaatgaaaaatatcaaaattataaaaataataaattagataatatttataaaaatgtgaataattatatttacaacTTTAAGGATATTAGAATAttccttaaaatttttttaactcattgtaatgaaaataaagaaaaatttaatttgcaaattattgattttattttatggaatagtgaaatgtttttttctcaaatggaaataaataaatattactatcATAACAATTATGTCTTTGGTAcacaaatgaataaatactTGTCTTTCTTGCGTCTtattcttcaaaaaaaattgtacaacTCGCTCGTAATGCGCAGATTTGTTAACATATTCAAATGCATAATACGCATTCAAGGGGTTTACATGAGTGGCAGTAGCAATGGCAGTAACATTAACAAAAGCTTCTTTTCAAAATTCACTCACATAACAGATATTAATGTATGGAAGTTCATTCGGAAGTATTTTCAATTTACCATACAATAG
- a CDS encoding CRAL/TRIO domain-containing protein, with translation MDDNDSFASFENSNNSEASYGENKHNMNLDNFLDYDFQHMKDEEKYKYIGTDIVQRQDYFEIKNGKIEFLEENNVNYENFALYNRKKEQVDIFHKLKKELYGIAFKNHNNKLKNIPRAATDNDLINDTNKKRIDNTSPKSIKVERNKEEGDNEDRDKEEGGKENGHTKNGSTKNGSTKNGSAKNGNTKSKEKNKKIYELLNNDIGLALGNKLEDTYNDIKSSVNWLGNFFSNSQQNDEKKYLKIFYKDLYFVSDITIIRFLDTYNYNMIKSLNKIIKFILWRQMSIKLFNNNKNTSDKMDCSNTSSNINSDNAMGSRGTNMSGANASGINTSDINNSSKDFITVNSLDSNSNCDNSIVFINPSKIKNILMKTNIFRCGYDKKLRPMMYVRIQEKLNMQEDELFLLLVYHVDMCVNSINYNKCFQEINTLDNNDFEKKKEIDETTLQLVIVVDCLKFELNNMLSVDCIKKIINIFNEFYTDVLFRIYVINIPSFFKKVWSVYNMFIDNHTLKKIIFINKKNINLMYDHIDTNVMKHFDKNLDKKSSENSSIFFPSNSLYYKYDEMYYKKLISYVNTWVDKMVKANH, from the coding sequence ATGGATGACAACGATAGTTTTGCTTCATTTGAAAACAGTAATAACAGTGAAGCATCATATGGTGAAAATAAGCATAATATGAAtttagataattttttagatTATGATTTTCAACATATGAAAGATGaagagaaatataaatatataggtaCAGATATTGTACAACGACAAGACtattttgaaattaaaaacgggaaaattgaatttttagaagaaaataatgtaaattatgaaaattttgctttatataatagaaaaaaagaacaagtaGATATTTTccacaaattaaaaaaagaactatATGGTATAGCATTTAAAAATCATAAcaataagttaaaaaatattccacGTGCAGCCACCGATAATGATTTGATAAatgatacaaataaaaaaagaatagatAATACAAGTCCAAAATCAATAAAAGTGGAAAGGAATAAAGAAGAGGGGGATAATGAAGATAGAGATAAAGAAGAGGGGGGTAAAGAAAATGGGCACACAAAAAATGGGAGCACAAAAAATGGGAGCACAAAAAATGGGAGCGCAAAAAATGGGAATacaaaaagtaaagaaaaaaataaaaaaatatacgaattattaaataatgacATCGGTTTAGCATTAGGAAATAAATTAGAAGACACgtataatgatattaaaagTAGTGTGAATTGGttaggaaattttttttcaaatagtcaacaaaatgatgaaaaaaaatatttaaaaattttctacaaagatttatattttgtgagtgatataacaataatacgGTTCCTAGAtacttataattataatatgataaaatccttgaataaaataattaaatttattctatGGAGACAAATGAGTATCAAACtttttaataacaataaaaatacttcAGACAAGATGGATTGTTCAAACACAAGTAGTAACATAAACAGCGATAACGCTATGGGCAGTAGAGGTACAAATATGAGTGGTGCAAACGCCAGCGGTATAAATACCAGTGATATAAACAATAGTTCCAAAGATTTCATCACTGTAAACAGTTTAGACTCTAACAGCAACTGCGATAACAgcattgtttttattaatccctcaaaaattaagaatattttaatgaagaCAAATATTTTTCGATGTGGTTATGATAAAAAACTAAGACCAATGATGTATGTACGCATacaggaaaaattaaatatgcaAGAAGacgaattatttttattattggtATATCATGTTGATATGTGTGTAAATAGTatcaattataataaatgctTCCAAGAAATCAATACCTTAGATAATAATgactttgaaaaaaaaaaggaaattgaTGAGACTACCTTACAGTTGGTAATAGTTGTAGACTGTTTAAAAtttgaattaaataatatgctAAGTGTTgattgtattaaaaaaattattaacatttttaatgaattttaCACGGATGTTTTATTTAGAATATATGTCATAAACAttccttccttttttaaaaaggtatGGTCCGtgtataatatgtttattgataatcatacattaaaaaaaattatttttataaataaaaaaaatatcaatttGATGTATGATCATATTGACACAAATGTTATGAAacattttgataaaaatcTGGATAAAAAAAGTTCTGAAAATTcttccatattttttccGTCGAATTcgttatattataaatatgatgaaatgtattacaaaaaattaataagcTATGTTAATACGTGGGTTGATAAAATGGTAAAAGCAAATCACTAA
- a CDS encoding inosine-5'-monophosphate dehydrogenase — MANGWKAEKIFGDITSYTYDDIICMPGYIDFPLNEIDLCNNLTSTISLRTPIISSPMDTVTEHKMSISMALCGGLGIIHNNMSIENQIEEVKKVKRFENGFIFDPYTFSPEHTVSDVLETKNKVGYKSYPITVDGKVGSKLVGIITGVDYLYLTDKTKKIRDVMTTDLVTGSYPITLSDANNILCDEKKSVLPIVNNNFELIALVCRNDMHKNKIFPHASKSKNKQLIVGASISTREYDLERANQLIKNMIDVICIDSSQGNSIYQIDMIKNIKATYADLPIIGGNVVTCDQAKNLIDAGADVLRIGMGSGSICTTQDVCAVGRAQGTAVYHVSNYAHTRNIKTIADGGIKNSGNIVKALSLGADFVMLGNLLAATEESCSDYYFENNVRLKIYRGMGSMDAMYNKSFNSKSRYLVEENKNDNSNEPHEEVKVSQGVSASLVDKGSVLNLIPHLVKAVKHGFQSMGIRNIPELHTKLYAGDLKFDIRSFNTIKEGRISDNLIFSNKKFSQ, encoded by the coding sequence ATGGCTAACGGATGGAAGGCAGAGAAAATTTTTGGTGATATAAcatcatatacatatgatgatataatatgtatgcCAGGGTATATTGATTTTCCGCTAAATGAAATAGATCTATGTAACAATTTAACTAGTACCATATCTTTGAGAACACCCATAATATCATCACCTATGGATACAGTAACAGAGCACAAAATGTCCATTTCGATGGCTTTATGTGGAGGACTAGGcattattcataataatatgagTATTGAAAATCAAATTGAAGAGgtgaaaaaggtaaaaagaTTTGAAAATGGGTTCATATTTGACCCATATACATTTTCTCCTGAACATACAGTATCTGATGTACTTGAGACGAAGAATAAAGTCGGTTATAAATCATACCCTATAACAGTAGATGGAAAAGTGGGTTCTAAATTAGTAGGAATAATAACAGGGGttgattatttatatttaacggataaaacaaaaaaaattagagatGTAATGACAACAGATCTAGTTACTGGTAGCTATCCAATTACTTTATCAGATGCCAATAATATTCTTTGCGATGAAAAGAAAAGTGTATTACCAATTGTTAATAACAATTTTGAACTTATAGCTCTAGTGTGTAGAAATGATATgcataagaataaaattttcccACATGCAtctaaaagtaaaaataaacaattaatTGTTGGTGCTTCAATATCAACTAGAGAATATGATTTGGAAAGAGCAAAtcaattaattaaaaatatgatagaTGTTATTTGTATTGACTCGTCACAAGGAAATAGTATATATCAAATTGAtatgattaaaaatattaaagcaACTTACGCAGATTTACCAATCATAGGTGGAAATGTTGTTACATGTGATCAAGCCAAAAATTTAATTGATGCAGGTGCAGATGTTTTACGTATTGGAATGGGAAGCGGATCAATATGTACTACACAAGATGTATGTGCTGTTGGTAGAGCACAAGGTACTGCCGTTTATCATGTTAGTAATTATGCACACacaagaaatattaaaactatAGCTGATGGTGGAATTAAAAACTCAGGGAATATTGTCAAAGCATTGTCTTTAGGTGCTGATTTTGTTATGTTAGGAAATTTATTAGCAGCAACAGAAGAAAGTTGTAGTGATTATTACTTTGAAAATAACGTGcgtttaaaaatttacagaGGTATGGGTAGTATGGATGCTATGTACAACAAGAGCTTTAATTCGAAAAGTAGATATCTagtagaagaaaataaaaatgataacagCAATGAACCACATGAAGAAGTAAAAGTGTCTCAAGGAGTTTCGGCTAGCTTAGTTGACAAAGGATCCGTTCTAAACCTAATTCCTCATCTTGTAAAAGCTGTTAAACATGGTTTCCAAAGTATGGGAATTAGAAATATACCAGAACTTCATACGAAGTTATACGCAGGGGATCTCAAATTTGATATAAGATCATTTAATACGATAAAGGAGGGCAGAATTAGCGATAACCTTATATTcagtaacaaaaaattttcccAATAA
- a CDS encoding U4/U6 snRNA-associated-splicing factor, with protein sequence MNQSSDSKRRRIDSDIKNEGGKSTYVFDDFNKNELVASSKGKEGMREVPSNAHNLSREKNANGIEENSECADKKSKDKEAYYSNNAIDTSEQNKEALNNSIGAKRNKLNKHKNKNKNERKLNNYIKNELIVEKDEEDEQVDEKGICSYSINKDKSRQSKHYLIQNLQDKSALLNDLTMIEENKLYVKNVKENITKKDLEEYFANIDGYVETRIVFNNSGVSRRFAYIEFDSKESANNFINMLQDSNVKNYKTFTIKNVNLYTSISKPQKTLYEEKKLFMKFTKCDIQNEENLKEKILHFFSNHSVRVTDIRLLGEGVDKHGYLEVEDNESVIKCVETIKECRVEDTHFSLQYCIPIIKKKIIYNIEKIKEQKEKSKQLKEEQKREENSCTIVVKNLHYNTRKNKLKHFFEQIGEIENIYLSKKVSEKNIKRNKGYAFITFKNANDATSSLILNDSIIDGRNILISKFFEDNKIKKNETDQAIMQVVGKENEKLHVDTTEEHIQKKKNPYIYYKKEMATQEKKKKKELI encoded by the exons ATGAATCAAAGTTCTGATAGTAAGAGAAGAAGGATAGATAGTGATATTAAGAATGAGGGAGGAAAAAGCACTTACGTATTTGatgattttaataaaaatgaactgGTAGCTTCATCCAAAGGAAAGGAGGGAATGAGAGAAGTACCTAGTAATGCACATAATCTTTCCAGAGAAAAGAATGCAAATGGAATAGAGGAAAACAGCGAATGTGCAGATAAAAAGAGCAAAGATAAGGAAGCGTACTATAGCAACAATGCTATTGATACGAGTgagcaaaataaagaagcCCTCAATAACAGCATCGGTGCTAAGAGGAATAAactaaataaacataaaaacaaaaataaaaacgaaagaaagttaaataattatataaaaaatgaattaatagtTGAGAAGGACGAAGAAGACGAACAGGTTGATGAAAAGGGCATTTGCTCGTatagtattaataaagataaaagtAGACAATCAAAGCATTatttaatacaaaatttacAAGATAAGAGTGCACTATTAAATGATCTCACTATGattgaagaaaataaattgtatgttaaaaatgtaaaagaaaatataacaaaaaaagatttaGAAGAATATTTTGCAAATATTGATGGATATGTAGAAACAAGAAttgtatttaataattcaGGAGTATCTAGAAGATTTGCTTATATAGAATTTGATAGCAAAGAAAGtgcaaataattttataaatatgttacaAGATAgcaatgtaaaaaattataaaacttttaccataaaaaatgtaaatctGTATACATCGATATCTAAACCACAGAAAACcttatatgaagaaaaaaagctATTCATGAAATTTACAAAATGCGATATTCAAAATGAGGAAaacttaaaagaaaaaattttacactttttttcGAATCATTCTGTTAGAGTAACTGATATTAGGCTTCTGGGGGAAGGCGTTGACAA ACACGGGTACCTAGAGGTGGAGGATAACGAGAGTGTTATAAAATGTGTAGAGACTATAAAAGAGTGCAGAGTAGAGGATACTCACTTTAGCTTACAGTACTGCATACcaataattaagaaaaagataatatataatatagaaaaaataaaagaacaaaaggaaaaaagtaaacagTTGAAAGAAGAACagaaaagagaagaaaacaGCTGTACCATTGTAGTAAAGaatttacattataatactagaaaaaataaactaaaacatttttttgaaCAGATAGgtgaaatagaaaatatatacttaagtAAGAAGGTGTCCGAGAAGaacattaaaagaaataaagggTATGCgtttattacttttaaaaatgctAATGATGCAACATCTTCTTTAATACTAAATGATTCTATTATAGATGGTAGAAATATTCTAAtatctaaattttttgaagataataaaattaaaaaaaatgaaactgATCAAGCAATAATGCAAGTGGTTGGTAAGGAGAATGAAAAATTACATGTAGACACAACTGAAGAacacatacaaaaaaaaaaaaatccatatatatattataaaaaggaaatggctactcaagaaaaaaaaaaaaaaaaagaattaatttaa
- a CDS encoding ubiquitin-conjugating enzyme E2, whose translation MRVNEPFLFVIVGGIYNATLSFPSDFPNHPPQMKFTQEMWHPNVFPDGRVCISILHPPGVDIYNEQEKPEERWRPIWSVEGILISVISMLNEPNLESPANVDAAVQLKNNLNEYKRKVRALARMC comes from the exons ATGAGAGTAAACGAAcctttcctttttgttattGTAGGAGGTATATACAATGCTACCCTCTCATTTCCTTCGGATTTTCCGAACCATCCACCTCAAATGAAATTCACTCAAGAAATGTGGCATCCAAATg TTTTTCCCGATGGAAGAGTATGCATAAGTATATTGCATCCCCCTG GAGTTGACATATACAATGAACAAGAGAAGCCAGAAGAGAGATGGAGACCAATATGGTCAGTTGAAGGTATTTTAATTAGTGTAATTTCAATGTTAAATGAACCCAATCTAGAATCCCCTGCTAATGTAGATGCCGCG gtacaattaaaaaacaatcTAAACGAGTACAAAAGGAAAGTTAGAGCTCTTGCTCGAATGTGCTAA
- a CDS encoding hypothetical protein (conserved Plasmodium protein) yields MNRDKLKYNKMNYNKFECANTNYGKINYNKMNLFCENFDMNYVLDELKKNFDKRKHLMYILRELNIKKKLTEYKIDRFIKKYTGKFKTKSILHKQISEIYKEKCKIEICIKNKKNSMLNFNVAIGHIAFFDYKENILLENVTITQMRKSFLGFLFS; encoded by the exons ATGAATCGCGACAAACtgaaatacaataaaatgaattacaACAAATTTGAATGCGCCAATACGAATTAtgggaaaataaattacaacaAAATGAACTTATTTTGTGAAAACTTTGACATGAATTACGTTTTAGacgaattaaaaaaaaattttgataagAGAAAACACCTTATGT ACATTTTGCGAGAACTCaacattaaaaagaaattgacCGAGTACAAAATTGAtcgttttataaaaaaatacacag gaaaatttaaaacgAAAAGTATTCTTCATAAGCAAATTTCAGAGatatataaggaaaaatgtaaaattgaaatatgtataaaaaataagaaaaatagcATGCTAAATTTTAATGTAGCAATAGGACATATTGCTTTTTTTGATTATAAGGAGAACATTCTTCTTGAAAATGTTAC